The region GCAGCCCGATCACATATGGATCGGGCTGCGCTTATTTACTTGAAGAGCTTTAGAAACTCACCGTAACCCTGACTTTCCATTTCTTCCAGCGGAATGAAGCGTAAGGCGGCGGAATTGATGCAGTAACGCAATCCCGTGGGCTGCGGGCCGTCATCAAAGACATGCCCGAGATGGGAATCCGCCTTGCGGGATCGAACCTCGATACGGGTCATGAAAAAGGAATTATCTTCCTTTTCCACAACTCCCTGCCCTTCAATCGGACGGGTAAAACTAGGCCAGCCAGTGCCGGACTCAAACTTGTCGCGGGAGCTGAAAAGAGGTTCACCGGAGACCACATCAACATAAATACCTTCACGGTGATTATCCCAGAATTCATTATCAAACGCCGGTTCGGTGCCATCCTTACGTACTACCTTGAACTGCAAGGGAGTCAATATTTCACGCAGCTTATCATCGCTGGGACGTTGATAAGCACTAACTTCGGCAGGAGCGGACGCGGGTTCTTCTTTATCTCCCCAATGTTCCTCCACAAAAGAATCACGGCCGGACATGAACCGATACCAATTGTATCGCACAGGATTCTTAGTGTAGTAATCCTGATGGTATTCCTCCGCCCGGTAAAACTTTTCAAAGGGAATTAGCTTTGTGGACAAAGGCTTATCAAATACGCCTGATCCATCAATTTCCACCAGAATACGCCCGGCTGTCTTTTTCTGTTCCTCATCGTGGTAGAAAATTGCGGAAGTGTACTGCGATCCGCGATCATTGAACGATCCGCCCGGATCAGTCGGATCATGATGTTTCATGAAAGCCCGCAATATTTGTTCGTAACTTATTTTCGCAGGATCAAAACAAACCTGAACCGATTCCAGATGCCCTGTGTTACCGGAGCTGACCTGCTCATAAGTCGGATTTTCCACATGACCGCCTGAATAACCGGATACAACTTCAAGCACTCCATCCAGTTTTTCAAGATCGGACTCAACACACCAGAAACATCCTCCGGCAAGGGTGGCTGTTTCATAGTTGCAGTTATTTTCCTGCATATTCACTACCTCTCTGCTTTCAGCTGACTGAGTAATTATTACTGACAAAAAAAGTATGCTTAAAAAACATGCAAATAATTTGGGCATGGTGCACTCCATTATCAAAAAAGAACAGGTATCATTACTAATAAGATAAAATGATATCAGAGATAGTCAATCATTTCCTCAAAAAGAACGCTGTGTAGAGAATCACGCTCATCCTTAGTGCACCCGCTTAGGAATAAGCGAAAATAAATTGCGCCCCATCGTAATTGAATGTATTGTTTTTAACTATGAATAATCCCGAAGCAAAAACCGTTAACTATGCATAAACACACGTCTTTAGTTAACCATACGATCGTCACTACCAGTTACAAGCTATTAACAATAGTGATAATTGCAGCATGCCTGCTGATAAATCCCGGAGTCGGATTTGCCGAGCAAACTGTAGTAGTCATCCCCAAAGCGACAATTCTGCATTTCTGGAAAATGGTCTGTACAGGTGCCCATGATGCTATAAAAAACACAGATACCAAGCTGATATGGCGCGGACCGAGGGTCCAGAACAAATCACAGGCTCAGCAGCATCTACTGCAATTTTATACAGAAAAAAAAGTTGATGCTATTGTATTGGCCCCGACTGACATGAAAAAGCTCAATCCTTATATTGAAAAAGCCGTAAAGGCGGGAATCGCAATTGTTATAATCGACTCTCCGGTTACCAGCAATGCACCGCACACATACATTGCGACTGATAATTATAAATCCGGTGAAATAGGCGCAACGCTACTATCCAAAGAAATAAAAAGAAAGGGGCCTCTGCTGCTAGTCGGGCACACTGAAAAGGATGGGGCTTCTTTTTTGCGAGGACAGGGATTCATCGATAAAATGAACAAGCTGAGACCGGGCAGGTCAATAATCAGAATTGATATGGAAGACGGCAGTGAACGTGAAACAAGAATCGCTGTTGACGAAATCCTCAGCTCAGTACCATCCATTGCCGGCATTTTTTCAGTGGACGAGCCTATCTCAGAAGGAGTTTACCACGTTCTAAGCACTCAATCTCTCGATATCCCGTTTATCGCTTTCGACTACAACAATCATCTCATACAAGGTTTGAAAGACGGCAGGATAAAAGCCTTGATCACCCAAGAACCGTATACAATAGGTTTCTTCGGTGTCCGCGCTGCAATTAGCTTGCTGGCAGGAAAAAAAGTAAAAAAGAGAGTCTGTCCGGTGACAATTATCACTCCAAACAACATCAACCGGTCTTCAATCCTTAAACGCCAGCAAAAAACAACCCTCAAAGAGAAAGAGAGCTGCCCTATCTGCTTCAATTAAAAAGGCTGACTCCGAAAAGCCAGCCTACCATTCTCAATCTATTCTAATTTAATCAGCCACCGAACCAACCGGGAGCAAGGACTTCCATAGCCTTGGTGTAATGAACCCGCAGGTCCTCCAGCTTACCGGAAACAACTTTTTCCTGATCACCCAGACTGGTGGGACATATATCCTGCATCTGGTCAACAACAGCTTCAAGTTCTTTCATTGTGGACTTGAGCATTATGATCTGATCTTTCAGATTCTCAGACTTATCATCGGCTAAGACATCATAAAGACGCGCCTTCCATGAATTCAGCTCCATTTCGAGACCTTTACAATAATGGTTTACAGCCTGCTTCTTTCCCTCTTCAGTGCTGCAACCATCAATACCGATACAACTGGGGCAAGGGCCCGGGTAATCCATATTAGCCATAATAAACCTC is a window of Maridesulfovibrio sp. DNA encoding:
- the msrB gene encoding peptide-methionine (R)-S-oxide reductase MsrB, producing MPKLFACFLSILFLSVIITQSAESREVVNMQENNCNYETATLAGGCFWCVESDLEKLDGVLEVVSGYSGGHVENPTYEQVSSGNTGHLESVQVCFDPAKISYEQILRAFMKHHDPTDPGGSFNDRGSQYTSAIFYHDEEQKKTAGRILVEIDGSGVFDKPLSTKLIPFEKFYRAEEYHQDYYTKNPVRYNWYRFMSGRDSFVEEHWGDKEEPASAPAEVSAYQRPSDDKLREILTPLQFKVVRKDGTEPAFDNEFWDNHREGIYVDVVSGEPLFSSRDKFESGTGWPSFTRPIEGQGVVEKEDNSFFMTRIEVRSRKADSHLGHVFDDGPQPTGLRYCINSAALRFIPLEEMESQGYGEFLKLFK
- a CDS encoding substrate-binding domain-containing protein encodes the protein MIIAACLLINPGVGFAEQTVVVIPKATILHFWKMVCTGAHDAIKNTDTKLIWRGPRVQNKSQAQQHLLQFYTEKKVDAIVLAPTDMKKLNPYIEKAVKAGIAIVIIDSPVTSNAPHTYIATDNYKSGEIGATLLSKEIKRKGPLLLVGHTEKDGASFLRGQGFIDKMNKLRPGRSIIRIDMEDGSERETRIAVDEILSSVPSIAGIFSVDEPISEGVYHVLSTQSLDIPFIAFDYNNHLIQGLKDGRIKALITQEPYTIGFFGVRAAISLLAGKKVKKRVCPVTIITPNNINRSSILKRQQKTTLKEKESCPICFN